The following DNA comes from Cryobacterium psychrophilum.
CGAGGTCGCCGCGGTGATTCAGGACCCGAGGGTCAAGGCCGTGACCCTCACCGGCTCCGAGCCCGCCGGTCGCTCAGTCGCCACCGTCGCCGGCGAGCAGGTGAAGAAGGCCGTGCTCGAGCTCGGCGGATCCGACCCGTTCATCGTCATGCCCTCGGCTGACCTTGACGCGGCATCCAGCACCGCGGTGAAGGCGCGGGTATCAAACAACGGCCAATCCTGCATCGCCGGGAAACGGTTCATCGTGCACAGCGACGTCTACGACGAGTTCACCCGCCTCTTCGGCGAGAAGATGGCCGCGCTCACCGTCGGTGACCCGAAGGACGAGGCCACCGACGTCGGCCCGCTCGCGACCGAGTCCGGCCGCGACGAGATCGCGGAGCTCGTGGCGGATGCCGTGGCGAAGGGCGCCACAGTCGTCACCGGCGGCCGGGTGCCCGACCGCGCCGGCTGGTTCTACGAACCAACCGTGCTCGCCGGACTCACGAACGACATGCGCCTCGTGATGGAGGAGGCCTTCGGGCCGGTCGCCACGCTGTACCGGGTCGCCGACCGCGACGAGGCCGTCGCGATCGCCAACCAGACGACCTTCGGCCTGAGCTCCTCAGTCTGGACCCACGACGCCACCGAGGAGTCGTTCTTCGTGCGCGCGGTGGATGCCGGCGCGGTCTTCATCAACGGTATGACAGTGTCGTACCCGGAGCTGCCGTTCGGCGGCATCAAAGACTCCGGCTACGGGCGAGAGCTCGCCGCCGCGGGAATCCAGGAGTTCTGCAACCTGAAGACAGTGTGGAAGGCCTGATTCGGCGGCGCTGAGAGACGGCACACAGATGGGGCGGGCCCGCGGGCCCGCCCCATCTGTGTGCGCCCGCGCGATCAGTAGAACTTCTTGTACGGGTTGGCAACGAAAAGCTCCTGGGCAGGGAACTTCGTGAGCACCTGCGCGCCGTTGTTTGTGATCACGACCTCCTCTTCGATCCGGGCGGCCGAGACGCCGTCGGAGGCCGGGCAGTAGGTCTCCAGTGCGAAGACCATACCGGCCTTGATCTCGACGGGATGCTCGAGACTGTTCAGCCTCGAGATGATCGGGCGTTCGTGCAAGCCCAGGCCGAGGCCGTGCCCGAACTGCAGGCCGAACGCCTCCATCTCGTTGGCGAAGCCCAGATCAGTCGCCTTGGGCCAGAGCAGCGCGACCTCGTCGGTTCCGACGCCATCAGCGACCTTATTAATCGCGGCATCCATCCATTCCCGGGCTTTGGTATAGGCATCATGCTGGCTCGGAGTGGAGCTGCCGACCGAGAAAGTGCGGTAGTAACAGGTGCGGTACCCGTTGAACGAGTGAATGATATCGAAGAACGCCTGGTCACCGGGGCGGATGAGGCGGTCGGAGAAGTTGTGCGGATGCGGGTTGCACCGTTCACCCGAGACCGCGTTGATCGCCTCGACCTGGTCCGACCCCATCTCATAAAGCCGCTTGCTCGCGAGCGCGACAATCTCGTTCTCGCGAATACCAGGACGCAAGGCCTCGGAGATGTCCTGATAGACACCGTCGACCATCGCCGCGGCCTGGCTGAGCAGCATAATTTCGTCGACGGACTTGATCGACCGGGCATCCAGCATCGACTGCTGGATATCGACGACCTTGAGCCCCTGCGCCTGCATCTCGAACAGGAAAGCCGGCTCGACGATATCGACACCAACCGGGAGATTGGCGACGCCCGCATCGGTGAGCAGTCCCTTGATGACCTTCACAGCGTCAC
Coding sequences within:
- a CDS encoding NADP-dependent succinic semialdehyde dehydrogenase gives rise to the protein MAIATVNPTTGLTEQEFEAHTAEEIEHRIGEADAAHAALRATDYPERAGWMRAAAELIEGDLDELATLLTVEMGKPIAQSRAEVLKCAKNMRFYAEHASSFLADEQLADPAAVNATSAWTRYDPLGVVLAVMPWNYPLWQVIRFAAPALMAGNTGLLKHASNVPQTAIYLDTLFERGGFPTGSFRTLLIGAREVAAVIQDPRVKAVTLTGSEPAGRSVATVAGEQVKKAVLELGGSDPFIVMPSADLDAASSTAVKARVSNNGQSCIAGKRFIVHSDVYDEFTRLFGEKMAALTVGDPKDEATDVGPLATESGRDEIAELVADAVAKGATVVTGGRVPDRAGWFYEPTVLAGLTNDMRLVMEEAFGPVATLYRVADRDEAVAIANQTTFGLSSSVWTHDATEESFFVRAVDAGAVFINGMTVSYPELPFGGIKDSGYGRELAAAGIQEFCNLKTVWKA
- a CDS encoding M24 family metallopeptidase is translated as MTMSFDRAVPESALNFDNRMIPAPGHMAVDYEKRVDFDRLRRYRLGRAMDSLEASECGAFLLFDFYNIRYTTQTWIGGALGDKMSRYALLGRDGKPHLWDFGSAAKHHRMFAPWLEQDHSHAGMLGLRGAIAPEAGLMRDAVKVIKGLLTDAGVANLPVGVDIVEPAFLFEMQAQGLKVVDIQQSMLDARSIKSVDEIMLLSQAAAMVDGVYQDISEALRPGIRENEIVALASKRLYEMGSDQVEAINAVSGERCNPHPHNFSDRLIRPGDQAFFDIIHSFNGYRTCYYRTFSVGSSTPSQHDAYTKAREWMDAAINKVADGVGTDEVALLWPKATDLGFANEMEAFGLQFGHGLGLGLHERPIISRLNSLEHPVEIKAGMVFALETYCPASDGVSAARIEEEVVITNNGAQVLTKFPAQELFVANPYKKFY